The following are encoded together in the Janthinobacterium sp. Marseille genome:
- a CDS encoding FKBP-type peptidyl-prolyl cis-trans isomerase gives MATTSTSSGLQYEDKVVGDGAEATAGAHVTVHYTGWLQNDDGSAGAKFDSSKDRGDPFQFPLGAGHVIKGWDEGVQGMKIGGTRTLIIPSSLGYGARGAGGVIPPHATLIFEVELLGV, from the coding sequence ATGGCTACCACCTCGACCTCCTCCGGCCTGCAATACGAAGACAAAGTTGTCGGCGACGGCGCAGAAGCAACTGCAGGCGCGCACGTTACCGTGCATTACACCGGCTGGCTGCAAAACGACGACGGCAGCGCCGGCGCGAAATTCGATTCGAGCAAGGACCGCGGCGACCCGTTCCAATTCCCGCTCGGCGCCGGTCATGTGATCAAAGGCTGGGACGAAGGCGTACAGGGCATGAAAATCGGCGGTACCCGTACCCTGATCATCCCATCGTCACTCGGCTACGGTGCACGCGGTGCCGGCGGCGTGATCCCGCCACACGCAACCCTGATTTTTGAAGTGGAACTGCTGGGCGTATAA
- the fdxA gene encoding ferredoxin FdxA: MTHVVTESCILCRYTDCVDVCPVDCFREGPNFLSIDPDECIDCAVCVAECPVNAIFAEEDVPADQQVFIKLNVDLSREWPSITKTKPPMAEAEEWKDKTDKLQYLAR, from the coding sequence ATGACCCACGTAGTGACCGAATCCTGCATTCTTTGCCGTTACACAGACTGCGTAGATGTGTGTCCGGTGGATTGCTTTCGCGAAGGCCCGAATTTCCTGTCTATCGACCCGGATGAATGTATCGACTGCGCAGTATGCGTAGCTGAATGCCCTGTCAACGCTATCTTTGCCGAGGAAGATGTGCCGGCCGACCAGCAGGTATTCATCAAGCTCAACGTCGATTTGTCGCGCGAATGGCCATCGATCACCAAAACCAAACCACCTATGGCGGAAGCCGAAGAGTGGAAAGACAAGACAGACAAGCTGCAGTATCTGGCACGCTAA
- the rsxB gene encoding electron transport complex subunit RsxB — protein sequence MPAVSPPSQKSLADQLEDLLPQTQCTKCGYPACRPYAEAIADGSANYNQCPPGGIEGVARLAHLLGKPVIPINPVNGHERPRPVAVIDESLCIGCTLCIQACPVDAIVGAAKQMHTIVNDLCTGCDLCVAPCPVDCIAMVEVTPGKTGWDAWSQAQADDARARHDFRTQRLQREKEENDARLAAKAAAKLQAVQAETPASEEEKAEQARKKAIIQAAIERARLKKEQAEKDAK from the coding sequence GTGCCTGCTGTGTCTCCACCTAGCCAAAAATCGCTCGCCGATCAGCTTGAAGATCTGCTGCCCCAAACGCAATGTACGAAATGCGGCTATCCCGCATGCCGTCCATATGCGGAAGCGATAGCCGATGGCAGCGCCAATTACAATCAATGCCCGCCCGGCGGTATCGAAGGCGTGGCAAGGTTGGCGCACCTGCTCGGCAAGCCTGTCATCCCGATCAACCCGGTCAACGGCCATGAACGACCACGGCCGGTAGCGGTGATCGACGAAAGCCTTTGTATCGGTTGTACGCTCTGCATACAGGCTTGTCCGGTTGACGCCATCGTCGGCGCTGCCAAGCAGATGCACACCATCGTCAACGATCTTTGCACCGGTTGCGACCTCTGTGTTGCGCCCTGCCCGGTCGATTGTATTGCGATGGTTGAAGTCACACCGGGTAAAACCGGTTGGGATGCATGGTCGCAGGCGCAGGCTGATGATGCGCGGGCGCGCCATGATTTCCGCACACAGCGCCTGCAACGCGAAAAAGAAGAGAACGATGCGCGCCTGGCGGCCAAGGCCGCTGCCAAGCTGCAGGCAGTGCAGGCTGAAACGCCTGCCTCTGAAGAAGAGAAGGCTGAACAGGCACGCAAGAAAGCCATCATTCAGGCCGCGATAGAACGCGCCCGCCTGAAAAAGGAACAAGCGGAAAAGGATGCGAAATAA
- a CDS encoding cytochrome c: MKKIISLAILSLSAAVSLNASADSKIDAGKAAVTKFNCASCHGADFKTPIDPAYPILAGQHKDYLKHALVSYKRGNKASNGRSNPIMEPLAKQLSSQDIENIAAYLHSLPTNLVLRK; encoded by the coding sequence ATGAAAAAAATCATCTCATTGGCGATCCTTTCCCTGTCCGCAGCCGTGTCACTGAACGCTTCGGCTGACAGTAAAATCGATGCAGGCAAGGCTGCAGTCACCAAATTCAATTGCGCATCCTGCCACGGCGCTGACTTCAAGACTCCTATTGATCCTGCCTATCCTATCCTGGCCGGCCAACACAAGGATTACCTGAAGCATGCACTGGTGTCGTACAAGCGCGGCAATAAAGCGTCGAATGGTCGCAGCAATCCGATCATGGAACCACTGGCCAAACAATTGTCGAGCCAGGATATCGAAAACATCGCGGCTTATCTGCATAGCCTGCCGACCAATCTGGTACTGCGCAAGTAA
- a CDS encoding molybdopterin-binding protein, translating to MAFGLIIIGDEILSGKRSDKHFPKVVELLAARGLSLSWAEVVGDDRARITATLKRTFAGNDIVFSCGGIGATPDDHTRQCAAAALGVPIELHPEAKQKIQERMLEMAQEANVPFDLNKPENLHRLKMGEFPQGAEIIPNPYNKIPGFAIRHGNGGAHYFMPGFPVMAWPMIEWILDTHYPHLFHQFAHFEKSVLVFQSMESALTPLMEEIENEFPQVKVFSLPSVGDENTRRHIELGVKGDAEQGALAFDKLLAELNQLKVEIHHL from the coding sequence ATGGCATTCGGACTCATCATCATCGGCGACGAAATCCTCTCCGGCAAACGTAGCGACAAGCATTTCCCGAAAGTGGTGGAACTGCTGGCCGCACGCGGTTTATCCCTGTCCTGGGCCGAGGTTGTGGGTGATGACAGGGCGCGCATTACCGCAACGCTGAAACGTACATTTGCCGGCAACGATATCGTTTTCAGTTGCGGTGGTATCGGTGCGACGCCGGATGACCATACGCGGCAATGTGCAGCGGCGGCACTCGGCGTACCTATCGAATTGCATCCGGAAGCCAAGCAAAAAATCCAGGAACGCATGCTGGAGATGGCACAGGAAGCGAATGTGCCCTTTGATTTGAACAAGCCGGAAAACCTGCATCGCCTGAAGATGGGCGAGTTCCCGCAGGGTGCCGAGATTATCCCGAATCCATATAACAAGATCCCGGGTTTTGCGATCCGTCACGGTAACGGTGGCGCGCACTATTTCATGCCCGGCTTCCCGGTGATGGCATGGCCGATGATCGAGTGGATACTCGATACCCACTATCCGCATCTATTCCATCAGTTCGCGCACTTTGAAAAATCGGTGCTGGTATTCCAGTCCATGGAGTCGGCTTTGACGCCTTTGATGGAAGAGATAGAAAACGAATTCCCGCAAGTGAAGGTTTTCAGCCTGCCCAGTGTCGGTGACGAGAATACGCGCCGGCATATCGAACTGGGCGTCAAAGGCGATGCAGAGCAGGGCGCACTGGCCTTTGACAAGCTGCTGGCTGAACTGAATCAGTTAAAGGTCGAGATACATCATCTCTGA
- a CDS encoding D-glycerate dehydrogenase: MKAKVLVARATFPDVIERLQQQFEVESNQEDKIFSPAELLQKMQGKDAVVVTASEKMSADVIAANPQLKAICNVAVGYNNIDVAAATAAGVMVTNTPDVLNETTADYAWTLLMANARRVCESEHWLRAGNWKHWRFDSFLGADIHGATLGILGMGRIGQAIARRSTGFDMNVIYHNRSRATPEQEAYANNARYVSKEELLRSADHLILVLPYSPQTHHIIGAAELALMKPTATLVNIARGGIVDDVALIAALRENRIASAGLDVFENEPALHPDFLTLSNVVLTPHIGSGSEKTRRAMADCASANLAAAMSGQQPPNLLNPEVKAKK; this comes from the coding sequence ATGAAGGCGAAAGTACTCGTCGCGCGCGCAACGTTCCCCGACGTGATTGAACGCTTGCAGCAACAGTTCGAGGTTGAATCGAATCAGGAAGACAAGATTTTCTCTCCTGCCGAATTACTGCAAAAAATGCAGGGCAAGGATGCCGTCGTGGTTACCGCCAGCGAAAAAATGTCGGCAGATGTCATCGCCGCCAATCCGCAATTGAAGGCAATCTGCAACGTCGCCGTCGGCTACAACAATATCGATGTGGCGGCAGCGACTGCTGCCGGTGTCATGGTGACCAACACGCCTGACGTCTTGAATGAAACCACCGCTGATTATGCATGGACCCTGTTGATGGCGAATGCGCGCCGTGTATGCGAATCCGAACATTGGCTGCGCGCCGGCAACTGGAAGCACTGGCGCTTCGATAGCTTCCTCGGTGCCGATATCCATGGTGCGACGCTCGGCATCCTCGGCATGGGCCGCATCGGCCAGGCGATTGCACGCCGCTCTACCGGTTTCGACATGAATGTGATTTATCACAATCGCTCACGTGCGACGCCGGAGCAGGAAGCCTATGCCAACAATGCGCGCTATGTCAGCAAGGAAGAATTGCTGCGCAGTGCCGATCACCTGATCCTGGTCTTGCCGTATTCACCGCAGACGCATCACATCATAGGCGCTGCTGAACTGGCGCTGATGAAACCGACTGCAACCCTGGTCAATATCGCCCGTGGCGGCATCGTCGATGATGTGGCGTTGATTGCCGCATTGCGTGAAAACCGCATCGCATCGGCAGGACTGGATGTATTTGAAAATGAACCGGCCTTGCATCCGGATTTCCTTACCTTGTCGAATGTGGTGCTGACACCGCATATCGGTAGCGGTTCGGAAAAAACCCGCAGGGCAATGGCTGATTGCGCATCGGCCAACCTGGCGGCGGCGATGAGCGGCCAGCAACCGCCGAATTTACTCAACCCGGAAGTGAAAGCGAAGAAGTAA
- a CDS encoding EI24 domain-containing protein, which translates to MRQVLSSFGRALLSQLHFRMLMLSVIPFVLSIIVWGLGLWLYLQTMIDWLQNYFVENDGFRVTNELLMWLGLGALKTVVVPLIAMWILLPLMILTALIFVGVMAMPAIVKHVGSRRYKDLEARKGGTFFGSLWMSTSSFTIFLVLWLITLPLSLIPPLTFVIQPVLWGWLTYRVMAYDALADHADPEERKIILRIHRWQLLLIGAITGAMGAAPTLLWLGGALSVIFFPVLAAGAIWLYVLVFIFSGLWFQHYCMDALTQYRAQQAAAQAAEQAVTQASIPTPAETVIVLPPPDDDKPGNPQTPQT; encoded by the coding sequence ATGCGCCAGGTATTGAGCTCCTTTGGACGAGCCCTGCTGTCCCAGCTGCATTTCAGGATGCTGATGCTGAGCGTGATTCCCTTCGTGTTGTCTATTATCGTCTGGGGCTTAGGTTTGTGGCTTTACCTGCAAACCATGATTGACTGGCTGCAAAATTACTTTGTGGAAAATGACGGCTTCCGTGTCACCAACGAATTACTCATGTGGCTCGGCCTGGGTGCACTGAAGACGGTGGTGGTGCCGCTGATTGCGATGTGGATATTGCTGCCGCTGATGATATTGACGGCCCTGATTTTTGTCGGCGTGATGGCGATGCCGGCCATCGTCAAGCATGTAGGCAGTCGGCGTTACAAGGATCTGGAAGCACGCAAGGGTGGAACCTTCTTCGGCAGCCTGTGGATGTCGACGTCGTCGTTCACGATTTTCCTGGTGCTGTGGCTGATCACTTTGCCGCTGTCGCTGATCCCTCCTTTGACCTTCGTGATCCAGCCGGTGCTGTGGGGTTGGCTGACGTATCGCGTGATGGCCTATGACGCGCTGGCTGACCATGCCGATCCGGAAGAACGCAAAATCATCCTGCGCATACACCGCTGGCAATTGCTGCTGATAGGCGCGATTACCGGCGCGATGGGTGCGGCTCCGACCTTGCTGTGGCTGGGCGGCGCCCTGTCGGTGATCTTTTTCCCGGTGCTGGCCGCCGGTGCAATCTGGCTGTATGTGCTGGTCTTTATCTTCAGCGGTTTGTGGTTCCAGCATTACTGCATGGATGCGTTGACGCAGTATCGTGCGCAACAGGCTGCAGCACAGGCCGCCGAACAGGCCGTCACGCAAGCCAGCATACCGACACCGGCGGAAACCGTCATTGTGTTGCCGCCGCCGGATGACGACAAGCCCGGCAATCCACAGACCCCGCAAACCTGA
- the nth gene encoding endonuclease III: MNAEKRREIFNRLRAANPHPTTELEYQTPFQLLIAVLLSAQATDVSVNKATRKLYPHAGTPKKIYALGVDGLIPYIQTIGLYRTKAKNVIETCRILIAEHGGEVPRTREELEALPGVGRKTANVVMNTAFGEATIAVDTHIFRVSNRTGLAPGKNVDIVEQKLMKFVAPEFQQDAHHWLILHGRYTCIARTPKCWNCVIADLCEYKSKTPLPAKGV; encoded by the coding sequence ATGAATGCAGAAAAACGACGCGAAATTTTCAACCGACTACGCGCTGCCAATCCGCACCCCACTACCGAACTCGAATACCAGACCCCGTTCCAGTTGCTGATCGCTGTCCTGCTGTCGGCACAGGCCACCGATGTCTCGGTCAATAAGGCGACGCGCAAGCTGTACCCGCATGCCGGCACACCCAAGAAGATTTATGCACTCGGCGTCGATGGCCTGATTCCCTACATTCAAACCATAGGCCTGTACCGTACCAAGGCCAAGAATGTGATCGAAACCTGCCGCATCCTCATCGCCGAACATGGTGGTGAAGTGCCGCGTACGCGCGAAGAACTGGAAGCATTGCCGGGGGTTGGACGCAAGACCGCCAACGTGGTGATGAATACCGCATTCGGCGAAGCAACGATTGCGGTCGACACGCATATCTTCCGTGTCTCGAATCGCACCGGCCTGGCACCGGGCAAAAACGTCGATATCGTCGAACAGAAATTGATGAAGTTTGTCGCACCGGAATTCCAGCAGGATGCCCATCACTGGCTGATCCTGCACGGACGTTACACCTGTATCGCCCGCACACCGAAATGCTGGAATTGCGTGATCGCCGACTTGTGCGAATACAAGTCCAAGACGCCGCTACCGGCCAAGGGCGTGTAA
- a CDS encoding sodium:proton antiporter has translation MRANFIVGMLALSPALCGAAELNGGGLSILWGIPFAGLLLSIALCPLLTPGFWHHHFGKLTLAWSLAFLLPCAYFFGASTAVHGAVHAFVAEFLPFLILITSLFVVAGGICVRGNLHGTPALNTGLLAIGTVLASFMGTTGAAMLLIRPLIRANDNRKHGAHIVVFFIFLVANAGGALTPLGDPPLFLGFLKGVDFFWTVRHLFAPTLFICVALLIIFYVLDSHYYHKREEVKPPELDPTPDSAIRFEGKINFVLLGIIVAMVLMSGFWKPGISYVFVGNTIELQNLLRDVALIAVVFLSLAVTPKTARSGNEFSWGPIQEVGKLFAGIFITIIPVIAMLRAGESGAFSAIVRAVTDGNGQPINAMYFWATGLLSSFLDNAPTYLVFFNTAGGDAATLMTTLAGTLAAISCGAVFMGANSYIGNAPNMMVKAIAEERGIKMPSFFGYMAWSCAILIPLFVLMTFIFFT, from the coding sequence ATGCGCGCAAATTTTATCGTCGGCATGCTTGCCTTAAGCCCGGCCCTATGTGGTGCGGCAGAATTAAACGGCGGCGGCCTGTCCATTTTGTGGGGAATTCCTTTTGCCGGACTGCTGCTTTCGATTGCACTCTGTCCCTTGCTGACACCGGGTTTCTGGCATCACCATTTTGGTAAGCTGACACTGGCCTGGTCACTCGCCTTCCTGCTGCCATGTGCGTATTTCTTTGGCGCGTCGACCGCGGTGCATGGCGCGGTACATGCCTTTGTCGCAGAGTTCCTGCCTTTCCTGATCCTGATCACTTCCCTGTTTGTGGTCGCCGGGGGGATTTGTGTACGCGGTAATTTGCACGGAACGCCGGCGCTTAATACCGGCCTGCTGGCAATCGGCACGGTGCTCGCCAGCTTCATGGGAACCACTGGTGCCGCGATGCTGCTGATCCGCCCACTGATCCGCGCCAACGATAACCGCAAGCACGGTGCCCATATCGTGGTGTTCTTTATCTTCCTGGTGGCCAATGCCGGCGGTGCCTTGACGCCGCTGGGCGACCCGCCCCTGTTCCTGGGTTTCCTGAAAGGCGTGGATTTTTTCTGGACGGTACGCCACTTGTTTGCGCCTACCTTGTTCATCTGCGTGGCATTGCTGATTATTTTTTACGTCCTGGACAGCCACTACTATCACAAGCGTGAAGAAGTGAAGCCGCCGGAGCTGGATCCGACGCCTGACTCGGCGATCCGCTTTGAAGGAAAAATCAATTTCGTCCTGCTCGGCATTATTGTTGCGATGGTATTGATGAGCGGTTTCTGGAAGCCGGGTATTTCCTATGTATTCGTCGGCAATACGATTGAATTGCAAAACCTGTTGCGCGACGTTGCCCTGATTGCCGTGGTTTTCCTGTCGTTGGCTGTGACACCGAAAACCGCACGTAGCGGCAACGAGTTTTCCTGGGGACCGATACAGGAAGTCGGCAAGCTGTTTGCCGGTATCTTCATCACGATCATCCCGGTGATTGCGATGCTGCGCGCCGGCGAATCGGGCGCCTTCTCCGCCATCGTGCGGGCGGTGACCGATGGCAATGGCCAGCCGATCAATGCGATGTATTTCTGGGCGACCGGTTTGCTGTCTTCTTTCCTCGATAACGCACCGACTTATCTGGTCTTCTTCAATACGGCCGGTGGCGATGCCGCGACCCTGATGACCACTCTGGCCGGAACGCTGGCCGCGATTTCCTGCGGCGCGGTGTTCATGGGTGCAAACAGTTATATCGGTAATGCACCGAACATGATGGTCAAGGCTATCGCCGAAGAGCGCGGCATCAAAATGCCGTCCTTTTTTGGATACATGGCCTGGTCATGTGCGATCCTGATACCTTTATTCGTTTTAATGACGTTCATTTTTTTCACCTGA
- a CDS encoding DUF1841 family protein, which translates to MFTPSQHDVRRFFCETFRKQRANEILTPLEAIARDWIIQHPEYADALTDVETALAQDYSVESGQANPFLHLSMHLSIAEQISIDQPPGIRAAYTGLARRLDSEHEAHHHIMECLGEMIWSSQRSGLPPDGAAYIECIKRR; encoded by the coding sequence ATGTTTACACCTTCACAACACGATGTACGCCGTTTTTTCTGCGAAACCTTCCGCAAACAGCGTGCCAATGAAATCCTCACGCCACTCGAAGCAATCGCGCGCGACTGGATCATTCAGCACCCGGAATACGCGGATGCGCTGACCGATGTCGAAACCGCACTGGCACAGGATTACTCGGTAGAGTCGGGCCAGGCCAACCCTTTCCTGCACCTGTCGATGCACCTGTCGATTGCCGAACAAATCTCGATCGACCAGCCGCCCGGCATACGCGCCGCCTATACCGGCCTGGCACGTCGCCTCGATTCCGAGCACGAAGCACATCATCACATCATGGAATGCCTGGGTGAAATGATCTGGAGCTCGCAGCGCAGCGGCTTGCCGCCGGATGGTGCCGCCTATATCGAATGTATCAAGCGCCGCTGA
- the phaZ gene encoding polyhydroxyalkanoate depolymerase has protein sequence MLYQLHELNRSLLNPLIQWAEASSKLFSDPVSPFAYTPFAQPIAAGYELMYRLGKDYAKPHFDISSVNIKGKDVKIIEEVAEEKSFCTLLHFKKDMSAKAYAALKQPTILLVAPLSGHHATLLRDTVRSLLVEHDVYITDWRDARMVPLTEGPFHLHDYIYYIQDFIRQLGPNLHVISVCQPTVPVLAAISLMASERDPHLPKSMTMMGGPIDPRKSPTQVNNLATEKPYSWFENQVIHSVPASYPGFGRKVYPGFLQHAGFIAMNPGRHAQSHWDFYMHLREGDNESAEEHRKFYDEYNAVLDMPAEYYLETIKTVFQEHRLPLGTWEVEGKLVKPQDIKSVALFTIEGERDDISGLGQTHAAQDLCSSIAKSNKQQFTAPQCGHYGIFSGRKWREIICPKITDFIAKHS, from the coding sequence ATGCTTTATCAATTGCATGAGCTCAACCGCAGTCTGCTTAATCCCTTGATCCAGTGGGCGGAAGCATCGTCCAAACTGTTCAGTGATCCCGTTTCCCCTTTTGCTTACACACCATTTGCGCAGCCCATCGCAGCCGGCTACGAGTTGATGTATCGCCTCGGCAAGGATTATGCAAAGCCGCATTTCGACATCAGCTCCGTCAACATCAAGGGCAAGGACGTCAAGATTATTGAAGAAGTGGCGGAAGAAAAATCCTTCTGCACATTGCTGCATTTCAAGAAGGATATGAGTGCCAAGGCTTACGCCGCGCTCAAACAACCGACCATCCTGCTGGTTGCGCCACTGTCCGGCCATCACGCCACATTGCTGCGTGATACCGTGCGCAGCCTGCTGGTCGAACACGACGTCTACATCACCGACTGGCGAGATGCGCGCATGGTGCCGCTGACCGAAGGTCCGTTCCACCTGCATGACTACATCTACTACATCCAGGATTTCATCCGTCAACTCGGACCGAACCTGCATGTGATCTCTGTGTGCCAGCCGACAGTACCGGTGCTGGCTGCAATTTCGCTGATGGCCAGCGAGCGCGATCCGCACCTGCCGAAATCGATGACGATGATGGGCGGCCCTATCGACCCACGCAAATCGCCGACCCAGGTGAATAACCTGGCGACCGAAAAGCCGTACTCATGGTTTGAGAACCAGGTCATACACAGCGTGCCGGCCAGCTATCCGGGTTTTGGCCGCAAGGTTTATCCGGGTTTCCTGCAACACGCCGGCTTCATCGCAATGAATCCGGGTCGCCATGCGCAAAGTCATTGGGACTTTTATATGCACTTGCGCGAAGGCGATAATGAATCCGCCGAAGAACATCGCAAGTTTTACGATGAGTACAACGCGGTGCTGGATATGCCTGCCGAGTATTATCTTGAAACAATCAAGACCGTTTTCCAGGAACACCGCCTGCCACTGGGCACCTGGGAAGTCGAAGGCAAGCTGGTCAAGCCGCAAGACATCAAGTCGGTCGCACTGTTCACCATCGAAGGCGAACGCGACGATATTTCCGGCCTGGGCCAGACCCATGCGGCGCAAGACCTGTGTTCATCGATTGCCAAATCCAATAAGCAGCAATTCACGGCACCGCAATGCGGCCACTACGGCATTTTCTCGGGTCGCAAATGGCGCGAGATCATTTGCCCGAAAATCACCGACTTTATTGCGAAGCATTCTTGA
- a CDS encoding malonic semialdehyde reductase: protein MSFENLKMKVAMLNQEALDTLFTKAHTNTVWQDKPVTNGQLREIYELMKWAPTSMNSQPARIAFIKSPEAKQKLAACVSAGNVQKVLTAPITAIIGMDMAFPRKMPQLFPHMDAQALFAANEKLTEETAFRNSSLQGAYFIMAARAIGLDCGPMSGFDAAKVNEAFFVGTKVQANFICSIGYGDHEKIKPRLPRLTFEAACAIVL from the coding sequence ATGTCTTTTGAAAATCTGAAAATGAAAGTCGCCATGTTGAACCAGGAAGCGCTCGATACCCTCTTTACCAAAGCCCACACCAATACCGTCTGGCAGGATAAACCAGTGACCAACGGTCAATTGCGTGAAATCTATGAATTGATGAAATGGGCACCGACCTCGATGAATTCGCAACCGGCCCGCATTGCCTTCATCAAATCACCGGAAGCAAAACAGAAACTGGCGGCATGCGTTTCCGCCGGTAATGTGCAAAAAGTATTGACCGCGCCTATCACCGCCATTATCGGTATGGACATGGCCTTCCCGCGCAAGATGCCGCAACTGTTTCCGCACATGGATGCGCAGGCATTGTTTGCCGCCAATGAAAAATTGACCGAAGAAACGGCTTTCCGCAACTCATCGCTGCAAGGTGCTTACTTCATCATGGCGGCACGTGCGATCGGCCTGGATTGCGGTCCGATGTCCGGCTTCGATGCTGCCAAGGTGAATGAAGCTTTCTTTGTCGGCACCAAGGTGCAAGCCAATTTCATTTGCAGCATCGGCTACGGCGACCACGAAAAAATCAAACCACGCCTGCCGCGCCTGACATTTGAAGCGGCTTGCGCGATCGTGCTGTAA
- a CDS encoding cytochrome c: MKKLFALLALAGVAHITTAAEIVGDAKAGANKVSMCIGCHGIPGYKATFPEVYQVPMIGGQSDKYIAAALHAYKKGDRNHPSMRGIAESLSDQDIADVAAYYSQQK, translated from the coding sequence ATGAAAAAACTATTTGCGCTTCTCGCGCTCGCGGGTGTGGCTCACATCACTACCGCAGCGGAAATCGTTGGTGACGCTAAGGCGGGTGCCAACAAGGTGTCGATGTGTATCGGATGCCATGGCATTCCAGGATACAAGGCGACGTTTCCTGAGGTATACCAAGTTCCGATGATAGGTGGACAGTCGGATAAATATATTGCGGCTGCCTTGCACGCATATAAAAAGGGTGACCGTAATCATCCATCCATGCGCGGTATCGCAGAGAGCCTGTCGGATCAGGACATCGCTGACGTCGCTGCTTACTACTCGCAGCAGAAATAA
- a CDS encoding acyl-CoA-binding protein, giving the protein MSLQEQFDQALADSKTLPERPDNLTLLKIYGLFKQASGGDATGEQPAMTDFVARAKWDAWNNLKGISQDDAKQQYIDLVNELKG; this is encoded by the coding sequence ATGAGCCTGCAAGAGCAATTCGATCAAGCACTAGCCGATTCCAAGACCCTGCCGGAACGTCCGGACAACCTGACGTTGCTGAAGATTTACGGCTTGTTCAAACAAGCCAGCGGTGGCGATGCGACCGGCGAACAGCCGGCGATGACGGACTTTGTCGCCCGTGCCAAATGGGATGCATGGAATAACTTGAAAGGCATCTCGCAAGACGATGCCAAGCAGCAGTACATAGACCTGGTGAATGAGCTGAAAGGCTGA
- a CDS encoding polyhydroxyalkanoic acid system family protein, whose amino-acid sequence MADISIKQEHGLPLQQAKDAAQKVADKMAAEFDMTTQWDGDTLSFKRSGVAGTLALREKEAQIDITLDFLFKAFAGPLQEKVARNMKKYFAEAA is encoded by the coding sequence ATGGCAGATATCAGCATCAAGCAGGAGCATGGGCTCCCGCTGCAACAGGCAAAAGACGCAGCACAAAAAGTAGCAGACAAGATGGCAGCGGAATTCGATATGACGACGCAGTGGGATGGCGATACTTTGTCGTTCAAGCGCAGCGGCGTTGCAGGTACACTGGCCTTGCGCGAAAAAGAGGCGCAAATTGATATCACGCTGGATTTCCTGTTCAAGGCCTTCGCCGGTCCGCTGCAGGAAAAAGTGGCGCGCAATATGAAGAAGTATTTTGCTGAAGCGGCCTAA